The Globicephala melas chromosome 20, mGloMel1.2, whole genome shotgun sequence genome contains a region encoding:
- the LOC115843794 gene encoding keratin, type I cytoskeletal 14-like, which produces MTSRQGTSSSSMKGSYVISGGSSCGSSARAGGSFRAPSNYGGLSSSRYSSGGVCGVGGGYGGSFSSSSSFGGAMGSGFGGGYGGGAGGGYGGGFGGGSGGGVCGGFGGGDGLLVASEKVTMQNLNDRLASYLDKVRALEEANTDLEVKIRDWYQKQRPTEIRDYSAYFRTIEDLRNKILAATVDNANIVLQIDNARLAADDFRTKYETELNLRLSVEADINGLRRVLDELTLARADLEMQIESLKEELAYLRKNHEEEMANLRGQVGGDINVEMDAVPGVDLSRVLNEMREQYEKMAEKNRKDAEDWFFSKTEELNREVASSSEMVQSSKSEISELRRTMQNLEIELQSHLSMKSSLENSLEETKNRYCLQLSQIQGLICNVEEQLAQLRCEMEQQSQEYKILLDVKTRLEQEIATYRRLLEGEDAHFSTSQFSSGSQSSRDVTSSSRQIRTKVLDVQDGKLVSSHEQIVRTKN; this is translated from the exons ATGACCAGCCGCCAGGGCACATCTTCCAGCTCTATGAAGGGCTCCTATGTCATCAGCGGCGGCTCCAGCTGCGGGTCTTCCGCCAGGGCCGGAGGCTCCTTCCGGGCCCCCAGCAACTACGGGGGCCTGTCCTCCTCCCGCTACTCCTCCGGGGGTGtctgcggggtggggggcggctaTGGAGGCAgcttcagcagcagcagcagcttcgGTGGGGCCATGGGTAGCGGCTTCGGTGGAGGATACGGCGGTGGGGCTGGTGGCGGCTACGGTGGTGGCTTCGGTGGTGGCTCAGGTGGTGGCGTGTGTGGCGGCTTTGGCGGTGGTGATGGGCTCCTGGTGGCCAGTGAGAAGGTGACCATGCAGAACCTCAACGACCGCCTGGCCTCCTACCTGGACAAGGTACGCGCCCTGGAGGAGGCCAACACTGACCTGGAGGTGAAGATCCGCGACTGGTACCAGAAGCAACGGCCCACTGAGATCAGGGACTACAGCGCCTACTTCAGGACCATCGAGGATCTGAGGAACAAG ATCCTTGCGGCCACTGTGGACAATGCTAACATCGTGTTGCAGATCGACAATGCCCGCCTGGCCGCTGATGACTTCCGCACCAA GTACGAGACGGAGCTGAACTTGCGCTTGAGTGTGGAGGCCGACATCAACGGCCTCCGCAGGGTGCTGGATGAGCTGACCCTGGCCAGAGCTGACCTGGAGATGCAGATCGAGAGCCTGAAGGAGGAGCTGGCCTACCTCCGGAAGAACCACGAGGAG GAAATGGCTAACCTGCGAGGCCAGGTGGGCGGGGATATCAACGTGGAAATGGATGCCGTCCCCGGCGTGGACCTGAGCCGCGTCCTGAACGAGATGCGCGAACAGTACGAGAAGATGGCGGAGAAGAACCGCAAGGACGCCGAGGACTGGTTCTTCAGCAAG aCAGAGGAACTGAACCGCGAGGTGGCCAGCAGCAGCGAGATGGTGCAGAGCAGCAAGAGCGAGATCTCAGAGCTCCGGCGCACCATGCAGAACCTGGAGATCGAGCTGCAGTCCCATCTCAGCATG AAATCATCCCTGGAGAACAGCCTGGAGGAAACCAAAAACCGCTACTGCCTGCAGCTGTCCCAGATCCAGGGGCTCATCTGCAACGTGGAGGAGCAGCTGGCCCAGCTGCGCTGCGAGAtggagcagcagagccaggagtaCAAGATCCTGCTGGACGTGAAGACGCGGCTGGAGCAGGAGATCGCCACCTACCGCCGCCTGCTGGAGGGCGAGGATGCCCA CTTCTCCACCTCCCAGTTCTCCTCTGGCTCTCAGTCATCCAGAGATG tGACCTCCTCCAGTCGTCAGATTCGCACCAAAGTCTTGGATGTGCAGGATGGCAAGTTGGTGTCCTCCCACGAGCAGATCGTTCGCACCAAGAACTAA